A stretch of DNA from Poecilia reticulata strain Guanapo linkage group LG18, Guppy_female_1.0+MT, whole genome shotgun sequence:
NNNNNNNNNNNNNNNNNNNNNNNNNNNNNNNNNNNNNNNNNNNNNNNNNNNNNNNNNNNNNNNNNNNNNNNNNNNNNNNNNNNNNNNNNNNNNNNNNNNNNNNNNNNNNNNNNNNNNNNNNNNNNNNNNNNNNNNNNNNNNNNNNNNNNNNNNNNNNNNNNNNNNNNNNNNNNNNNNNNNNNNNNNNNNNNNNNNNNNNNNNNNNNNNNNNNNNNNNNNNNNNNNNNNNNNNNNNNNNNNNNNNNNNNNNNNNNNNNNNNNNNNNNNNNNNNNNNNNNNNNNNNNNNNNNNNNNNNNNNNNNNNNNNNNNNNNNNNNNNNNNNNNNNNNNNNNNNNNNNNNNNNNNNNNNNNNNNNNNNNNNNNNNNNNNNNNNNNNNNNNNNNNNNNNNNNNNNNNNNNNNNNNNNNNNNNNNNNNNNNNNNNNNNNNNNNNNNNNNNNNNNNNNNNNNNNNNNNNNNNNNNNNNNNNNNNNNNNNNNNNNNNNNNNNNNNNNNNNNNNNNNNNNNNNNNNNNNNNNNNNNNNNNNNNNNNNNNNNNNNNNNNNNNNNNNNNNNNNNNNNNNNNNNNNNNNNNNNNNNNNNNNNNNNNNNNNNNNNNNNNNNNNNNNNNNNNNNNNNNNNNNNNNNNNNNNNNNNNNNNNNNNNNNNNNNNNNNNNNNNNNNNNNNNNNNNNNNNNNNNNNNNNNNNNNNNNNNNNNNNNNNNNNNNNNNNNNNNNNNNNNNNNNNNNNNNNNNNNNNNNNNNNNNNNNNNNNNNNNNNNNNNNNNNNNNNNNNNNNNNNNNNNNNNNNNNNNNNNNNNNNNNNNNNNNNNNNNNNNNNNNNNNNNNNNNNNNNNNNNNNNNNNNNNNNNNNNNNNNNNNNNNNNNNNNNNNNNNNNNNNNNNNNNNNNNNNNNNNNNNNNNNNNNNNNNNNNNNNNNNNNNNNNNNNNNNNNNNNNNNNNNNNNNNNNNNNNNNNNNNNNNNNNNNNNNNNNNNNNNNNNNNNNNNNNNNNNNNNNNNNNNNNNNNNNNNNNNNNNNNNNNNNNNNNNNNNNNNNNNNNNNNNNNNNNNNNNNNNNNNNNNNNNNNNNNNNNNNNNNNNNNNNNNNNNNNNNNNNNNNNNNNNNNNNNNNNNNNNNNNNNNNNNNNNNNNNNNNNNNNNNNNNNNNNNNNNNNNNNNNNNNNNNNNNNNNNNNNNNNNNNNNNNNNNNNNNNNNNNNNNNNNNNNNNNNNNNNNNNNNNNNNNNNNNNNNNNNNNNNNNNNNNNNNNNNNNNNNNNNNNNNNNNNNNNNNNNNNNNNNNNNNNNNNNNNNNNNNNNNNNNNNNNNNNNNNNNNNNNNNNNNNNNNNNNNNNNNNNNNNNNNNNNNNNNNNNNNNNNNNNNNNNNNNNNNNNNNNNNNNNNNNNNNNNNNNNNNNNNNNNNNNNNNNNNNNNNNNNNNNNNNNNNNNNNNNNNNNNNNNNNNNNNNNNNNNNNNNNNNNNNNNNNNNNNNNNNNNNNNNNNNNNNNNNNNNNNNNNNNNNNNNNNNNNNNNNNNNNNNNNNNNNNNNNNNNNNNNNNNNNNNNNNNNNNNNNNNNNNNNNNNNNNNNNNNNNNNNNNNNNNNNNNNNNNNNNNNNNNNNNNNNNNNNNNNNNNNNNNNNNNNNNNNNNNNNNNNNNNNNNNNNNNNNNNNNNNNNNNNNNNNNNNNNNNNNNNNNNNNNNNNNNNNNNNNNNNNNNNNNNNNNNNNNNNNNNNNNNNNNNNNNNNNNNNNNNNNNNNNNNNNNNNNNNNNNNNNNNNNNNNNNNNNNNNNNNNNNNNNNNNNNNNNNNNNNNNNNNNNNNNNNNNNNNNNNNNNNNNNNNNNNNNNNNNNNNNNNNNNNNNNNNNNNNNNNNNNNNNNNNNNNNNNNNNNNNNNNNNNNNNNNNNNNNNNNNNNNNNNNNNNNNNNNNNNNNNNNNNNNNNNNNNNNNNNNNNNNNNNNNNNNNNNNNNNNNNNNNNNNNNNNNNNNNNNNNNNNNNNNNNNNNNNNNNNNNNNNNNNNNNNNNNNNNNNNNNNNNNNNNNNNNNNNNNNNNNNNNNNNNNNNNNNNNNNNNNNNNNNNNNNNNNNNNNNNNNNNNNNNNNNNNNNNNNNNNNNNNNNNNNNNNNNNNNNNNNNNNNNNNNNNNNNNNNNNNNNNNNNNNNNNNNNNNNNNNNNNNNNNNNNNNNNNNNNNNNNNNNNNNNNNNNNNNNNNNNNNNNNNNNNNNNNNNNNNNNNNNNNNNNNNNNNNNNNNNNNNNNNNNNNNNNNNNNNNNNNNNNNNNNNNNNNNNNNNNNNNNNNNNNNNNNNNNNNNNNNNNNNNNNNNNNNNNNNNNNNNNNNNNNNNNNNNNNNNNNNNNNNNNNNNNNNNNNNNNNNNNNNNNNNNNNNNNNNNNNNNNNNNNNNNNNNNNNNNNNNNNNNNNNNNNNNNNNNNNNNNNNNNNNNNNNNNNNNNNNNNNNNNNNNNNNNNNNNNNNNNNNNNNNNNNNNNNNNNNNNNNNNNNNNNNNNNNNNNNNNNNNNNNNNNNNNNNNNNNNNNNNNNNNNNNNNNNNNNNNNNNNNNNNNNNNNNNNNNNNNNNNNNNNNNNNNNNNNNNNNNNNNNNNNNNNNNNNNNNNNNNNNNNNNNNNNNNNNNNNNNNNNNNNNNNNNNNNNNNNNNNNNNNNNNNNNNNNNNNNNNNNNNNNNNNNNNNNNNNNNNNNNNNNNNNNNNNNNNNNNNNNNNNNNNNNNNNNNNNNNNNNNNNNNNNNNNNNNNNNNNNNNNNNNNNNNNNNNNNNNNNNNNNNNNNNNNNNNNNNNNNNNNNNNNNNNNNNNNNNNNNNNNNNNNNNNNNNNNNNNNNNNNNNNNNNNNNNNNNNNNNNNNNNNNNNNNNNNNNNNNNNNNNNNNNNNNNNNNNNNNNNNNNNNNNNNNNNNNNNNNNNNNNNNNNNNNNNNNNNNNNNNNNNNNNNNNNNNNNNNNNNNNNNNNNNNNNNNNNNNNNNNNNNNNNNNNNNNNNNNNNNNNNNNNNNNNNNNNNNNNNNNNNNNNNNNNNNNNNNNNNNNNNNNNNNNNNNNNNNNNNNNNNNNNNNNNNNNNNNNNNNNNNNNNNNNNNNNNNNNNNNNNNNNNNNNNNNNNNNNNNNNNNNNNNNNNNNNNNNNNNNNNNNNNNNNNNNNNNNNNNNNNNNNNNNNNNNNNNNNNNNNNNNNNNNNNNNNNNNNNNNNNNNNNNNNNNNNNNNNNNNNNNNNNNNNNNNNNNNNNNNNNNNNNNNNNNNNNNNNNNNNNNNNNNNNNNNNNNNNNNNNNNNNNNNNNNNNNNNNNNNNNNNNNNNNNNNNNNNNNNNNNNNNNNNNNNNNNNNNNNNNNNNNNNNNNNNNNNNNNNNNNNNNNNNNNNNNNNNNNNNNNNNNNNNNNNNNNNNNNNNNNNNNNNNNNNNNNNNNNNNNNNNNNNNNNNNNNNNNNNNNNNNNNNNNNNNNNNNNNNNNNNNNNNNNNNNNNNNNNNNNNNNNNNNNNNNNNNNNNNNNNNNNNNNNNNNNNNNNNNNNNNNNNNNNNNNNNNNNNNNNNNNNNNNNNNNNNNNNNNNNNNNNNNNNNNNNNNNNNNNNNNNNNNNNNNNNNNNNNNNNNNNNNNNNNNNNNNNNNNNNNNNNNNNNNNNNNNNNNNNNNNNNNNNNNNNNNNNNNNNNNNNNNNNNNNNNNNNNNNNNNNNNNNNNNNNNNNNNNNNNNNNNNNNNNNNNNNNNNNNNNNNNNNNNNNNNNNNNNNNNNNNNNNNNNNNNNNNNNNNNNNNNNNNNNNNNNNNNNNNNNNNNNNNNNNNNNNNNNNNNNNNNNNNNNNNNNNNNNNNNNNNNNNNNNNNNNNNNNNNNNNNNNNNNNNNNNNNNNNNNNNNNNNNNNNNNNNNNNNNNNNNNNNNNNNNNNNNNNNNNNNNNNNNNNNNNNNNNNNNNNNNNNNNNNNNNNNNNNNNNNNNNNNNNNNNNNNNNNNNNNNNNNNNNNNNNNNNNNNNNNNNNNNNNNNNNNNNNNNNNNNNNNNNNNNNNNNNNNNNNNNNNNNNNNNNNNNNNNNNNNNNNNNNNNNNNNNNNNNNNNNNNNNNNNNNNNNNNNNNNNNNNNNNNNNNTATTGTGGTTTGAAAGATTATAAATCTAACTAAAACTTTTAGCTAGCGGTTTGCTGTGGTCAGATTTAAACATTAGAAAATAAGGacaataaatgtacatttcaatTAAACTTAAGAAACTAGaacaattttcaagtaaatgATTACTGTAGCATCTTTAAagtcttccttttattttgaagccaGGACGTATTTCTTGtgtttaatccaaaaataaataaataaataaataaaataaaaaaaattctagcaGCACATGTGAAATTCATGTTCAAAACTGCTTTATTGGTCCTAAAGGGAAATTCAtcttaattcaaattcttcaggTATTcatttattgagattttttcaaacttttgttcGGACttttctgcaggaaaaaatagcttttatatatatatatatataaaattattttttttctctttagtgATGCTGAGTTACCATAGCAAAAGGATGGTTTACAACAATGAGTAGCTGCTTAACACTGCAAAAGCTGAAATGATACAAACAGAAAAGACTATGGTAATTTATTGATCATTGAAAAGGGGACATTTGTTTGGAAACAGGAAGGTAAATGTTGAAGTCTTCTCTCTGCAGACGTCAAACTCCATATTATTTAGCAAGAGAGCATTCAACACCTGTATTATGTTGGCAACTGTTTACGTTCAAACTGATGACATCAgcctgtgatgtcatcaggaTACAGACACACCACTCCAATGCAGTATCTGGTGATTTTAATTATGCCTCACTTTCTTAACTTTCTTCAAATTggaaaacactttattgatcataaaagggaaactaaatgttgCTTGATGAAGTCGTCATTGAAGATGGTctcattacatttaaataatctgttttagGTTCCCAGTGGGAGCCATGGATGGTGGCGGGGTGGTGTGTTGTCGGGCGTGGGGCTGTGGGGGAGGCTCGGGGGGTGGTGGCCCCCCCGGCCCGGGCCGGGTGGGGTGCCCGGGAGGAAGAGCTTCAATTCGTTTTAATGTCTGAGTGCATCTGGAGAAATTGGGCCCTCTCCTGTTGAGTAAAGTGTATAATATAGAGATGGTCCCCCAGTAAATTATATAGTGGGCTTGCCCAGTCACTGTTTCACTCATggttttttcaatattttctccaAGTGTTTTCTGGGCAAAAGAGACTAACGAATAATTCCGTCCTGTTCCCCCCGCTGACGTTCCCAYGAAAGGTAYGTCCTGTAAACATATAGGGCCCGGTCATTAGCCCCggtcattagccccgccccccggcccgacgATGACTTATTCCRCTACTGTGTGTGRTGGTGTATTTTATAGASTTTTTAAttcataacttttttcccaCTGATTGTTTTCTACCTTTAGACattaaaaatccataaaaatgtGCTTCCGCCACAGATTGTTGGGTTATTCTGAGCTTTGAAGTTTTATTATACATCTGGAAGGTATTCCTGTTACTATTCtgtcataaaaaatacaagcaaGGTCTTGACGTTGYGTTTAATAGTGTCTGCACAAACtaacacagatttgtttttctctttttttcccagattgtctccaaacaaccaatcaatcaatctgaTAGCTCCTAGTTGRTACTGAATCAGTTAGAGACATTTCTGCTTTCAYTAAAAGGTTCTGCTACCAACAGATCCTACTTTGGTTTTGAGGAAACCAAGCAACTACTGTAAGTACTTTCTCCAGTMAGTTCAAGGATTTCACAGCAGAGTGCAGGATGGTTCCTGGAGTTCAGGATGTTGACTCAGCAAAGGGTGTCACAGTGAAACCAGGGAAGTCCATGTTCCTCTCGCTGCTGCTTGTCtggtgttttctgtttgtcccCCATGTTGGTGGCTTACGCAGCTTCACGCCTCAGCCTCTCCAGTCRGAGGTGACGTTGTCTGAACTCCCCAGCACCAATCGTCCTACAAATGCAGAGACGCACATGTCGCAAGANNNNNNNNNNNNNNNNNNNNNNNNNNNNNNNNNNNNNNNNNNNNNNNNNNNNNNNNNNNNNNNNNNNNNNNNNNNNNNNNNNNNNNNNNNNNNNNNNNNNNNNNNNNNNNNNNNNNNNNNNNNNNNNNNNNNNNNNNNNNNNNNNNNNNNNNNNNNNNNNNNNNNNNNNNNNNNNNNNNNNNNNNNNNNNNNNNNNNNNNNNNNNNNNNNNNNNNNNNNNNNNNNNNNNNNNNNNNNNNNNNNNNNNNNNNNNNNNNNNNNNNNNNNNNNNNNNNNNNNNNNNNNNNNNNNNNNNNNNNNNNNNNNNNNNNNNNNNNNNNNNNNNNNNNNNNNNNNNNNNNNNNNNNNNNNNNNNNNNNNNNNNNNNNNNNNNNNNNNNNNNNNNNNNNNNNNNNNNNNNNNNNNNNNNNNNNNNNNNNNNNNNNNNNNNNNNNNNNNNNNNNNNNNNNNNNNNNNNNNNNNNNNNNNNNNNNNNNNNNNNNNNNNNNNNNNNNNNNNNNNNNNNNNNNNNNNNNNNNNNNNNNNNNNNNNNNNNNNNNNNNNNNNNNNNNNNNNNNNNNNNNNNNNNNNNNNNNNNNNNNNNNNNNNNNNNNNNNNNNNNNNNNNNNNNNNNNNNNNNNNNNNNNNNNNNNNNNNNNNNNNNNNNNNNNNNNNNNNNNNNNNNNNNNNNNNNNNNNNNNNNNNNNNNNNNNNNNNNNNNNNNNNNNNNNNNNNNNNNNNNNNNNNNNNNNNNNNNNNNNNNNNNNNNNNNNNNNNNNNNNNNNNNNNNNNNNNNNNNNNNNNNNNNNNNNNNNNNNNNNNNNNNNNNNNNNNNNNNNNNNNNNNNNNNNNNNNNNNNNNNNNNNNNNNNNNNNNNNNNNNNNNNNNNNNNNNNNNNNNNNNNNNNNNNNNNNNNNNNNNNNNNNNNNNNNNNNNNNNNNNNNNNNNNNNNNNNNNNNNNNNNNNNNNNNNNNNNNNNNNNNNNNNNNNNNNNNNNNNNNNNNNNNNNNNNNNNNNNNNNNNNNNNNNNNNNNNNNNNNNNNNNNNNNNNNNNNNNNNNNNNNNNNNNNNNNNNNNNNNNNNNNNNNNNNCTTGGTCTGCAAACAAACCGAGTCTGCTGGATTATCAGGTATAAAAACAACTCATCTCAACCTCCAATGAAACTCATGTTAATAGCACCAGATTTACAATATGACAATTCGCAACATTTGTGGTCGTCCTTCATTATGTCCTATTattctgaccagaaccagattgTGTGACACCTTACGATTTTACACAGGGATTTATGTTTAGAAATACTACTTACATAGTGTCACTTGACTAAACAATGAGTAATCATTGATGATTctagacatttcaaaataaattaataaatgcaatAACACWgcattttattaaaaccttGTGCCTTTCAGCCACacacaattatttcaaaacaatttttctgtGAACCCTAAAAACTCACTAAATGTAGTGAAAAGCTATCCAAATTTTAACAACCCATCCAAAGGTGGTTTTTTTCCCCCYMWMACACMYCWcacacacacaaatcacaaAGACTTTGTGGCMTTTTGTCAGTCTGCTGAAGCTTTGCTGGTGTTTTCTTGTGTGCAGCTCCTGGCAATGGAGTTCCCATTCGCCGACCAACCGCTCGGCCAGTTCCTCTGCAAGTTGTTGCCCTTCATCCAGAAGACTTCAGTCGGCATCACCGTCCTGAACCTGATTGCTCTCAGTGTGGACAGGTAACGCACAATGTCCACGCCAACCTATACGGCCGAGTGTTAGGGccaagaaagtaaaaaaataagtagGAGAATAAAGTAATGGTATTACAGGAATAAAGTCATGTTacgaaaataaagttgtaattttatgaaaatWAAGTCATaatgttatgaaaataaagttataatattctTAGTTGCTTTGAAGAAATAAGATAAAAGcgttgaaagtgaaaaaaaaatgccattgCAACtagtatttaacaaataaatattaaggaattattgacttaaaacaagcaatttatgtctgtaaaattatttctaagttagttttgtcttatttcaagtgtactgagatgtttgcagtagaaattagaccaaacaTATTCGGTAAGATGTGGTGTTTTTGcataaaagtccaaataaagCTCGTGGTCATAACTTGACAAGATGTGAAAGATTTAATGAGGTTCTGTGTTTGTAGCACTAAAMCAACCAAAACATTCAACATTGTTTCTGTTAATAAACGCGGTCTGAGAGCTGTTGGTGAACCTAAAACTGGTCTCATTTTGTGTGCAGGTATCGTGCGGTGGTGTCCTGGTCTCGGATTCAGAGCAACGGCATTCCCATGGAAACGGTGGTGCAGATTGTCGTGATCTGGATGCTGTCTGCCTTACTGGCCGTGCCGGAGGCCATCGGCTTCAACCTGCACCGCTTCAACATCGCCAGCAACGTTACCATTAGTACCTGCCTAGTGAGACCCGAGACCTCCTTCTTGAAAGTGAGTCCTGTGTGTGTGGGAGGCGTTTATGTGTCAGAGTATAGATGTGTGTGTTAACAGACATCTAAGGTGTTATAAGATGTCTTTTGTAAAGCAGTGGAGCCCCTAAAGAGAGGCAAGAGGGGGCCATGGCCCCTTTGAGAATCATGTTCAGGTCATACAAACATAGGCTGCAGTGTTCGCACTGCAGCCTGAAGGAACCCAATTNTGAGTATGTTGAACGCTACATTATTtgcatgttaaaaatatttacttttttattaatttcatagTTTTGTGTCGCAACACAGCTAGCTATCTCACAATCTTGCTAGCTGTTTATCTTGGTAGCTAGCTAGCAAGATATAGCTAGATSGATAGATTGccttagctagctagctaaatagGTAGAGATAGATAAACTGGTTGTTAGTTAGCTAGATAGCAAAGTagtagacagacagacagatgatCTCCTTGTTTATATCAAAAAAACCTMACTTCAACTGACATGTGCACTCTTTTTATACCAAATGTGTATCAGACACACAGTTTAAAAGCATCTCTTTATCCCACATCTGGAAGACAAACCCCAGTGGGTTCTTGCTRAAATGTTTTGCAAAGAGCAGATGTTGGGTCTGTGCAGCGAAACTTTCCATCGAACTCCACCACAACTGGATGGAAACTCAGTTGATGTGTGACGGCGCTCGCTTTGTGGTCGACATTGGTTCTTTTATASATGRAGCTGTTAATAAAGTCCCACATTCTGCATGGAAAGCTGTTTCCTGAGTGAGCGTCTGGCTTTCATTTGCTCTTTGACTCTGGGTTGTTTGTTCTTCTCATTCTAATTAGCTTCAAGAGTAATTTGTTGATTAACCAGCCTGCGCTTTAAAGAGACAAGCAAGAATTAAACTATCATTTTCCCACTAGAAGAGACTAACAATGTGGAAACTGCATCTGACGCTGTTGTAAATCCAAACATCAAGCATTTAGTTGTAATTATCAATATATCCTTTCATCTCTGTAATAGAGCTCAGGAAATAGACCAATAAAGCAGACTTAATGATAAAAAACGTTATTTCCCTTTTTCCCCTTCAGCCCTTATGTTCAAACGGAGATAATAGGCTTAGATCcagcttttcaaaatgtctacttattcactttttaaattatggcAAAAACAAGGTattagcaaacatttttttaattttggaaatGTTCTCAAGACWGTCCTATTCTCTTTTTAGGATTCTAGTTATGGGAACCATTGGCTCACTATTGGTTAAACCAATAACAAAATAGGGATTTTGTCATTTGATTYTTGTTACTGACTAGTTATATATTGACCAGTGAcattaaagtgttaaatattaaccTGAAATGAGTTGGAAACTAGARAAGAGgatgaaaaagtgtttattttccatcaaaaaattttacattttaattcgAATGCATATATGAACGCTAATCTACTTCCGCTCCAAAGGCAGGAAGTGGATTACagcgcacggcattctgggtaaatacaaccaacaTGAACATGTAACTTTAGCACTAGCAGGAGAAATTACtcttagtttttaaaaaaaaagaaatcctacaaccgctaaaatctccatttttgtttacattactTGAACAAGGAAGTTGCGctgatatttttctgtgttgtttccttcagtggttcttgttgcagcgccactacaggagaggaggggaacTGGTTTTCTAAAAGGTTTGGTTGATTTCACTCAGCRCAGTGAAAAATAGAACCAAACCAGCTGAAARTGTTACAAATGYTGCAATTTGGGGTCCAAATGAacctatcaggtgtgaaaacatccttaaaaATCCTTTTCGTGTTCCCTTCTTTGGAAAAGAAGCAGGGCTGAGTAATTTAATAACAAACCAGATTAAAAGTATGTAAAATGCACAGAATGaagaaatataaatgatttcaaacaaaatgttttatctttggGGTCAAACAATTATCTTTCTGCATGATTCAAGTCACATACNNNNNNNNNNNNNNNNNNNNNNNNNNNNNNNNNNNNNNNNNNNNNNNNNNNNNNNNNNNNNNNNNNNNNNNNNNNNNNNNNNNNNNNNN
This window harbors:
- the LOC103480879 gene encoding endothelin-1 receptor-like: MVPGVQDVDSAKGVTVKPGKSMFLSLLLVWCFLFVPHVGGLRSFTPQPLQSEVTLSELPSTNRGFFPPXTXXTHTNHKDFVAFCQSAEALLVFSCVQLLAMEFPFADQPLGQFLCKLLPFIQKTSVGITVLNLIALSVDRYRAVVSWSRIQSNGIPMETVVQIVVIWMLSALLAVPEAIGFNLHRFNIASNVTISTCLVRPETSFLKFYVKFKDWWIFGFYFCIPLTCSAIFYGLMTHELLRHEKGDLKRSLGEQLKQRREVAKSVFCLVVIFALCWLPLHFSRLLKLMVYDPNDPGRCELLNILLVLDYFSINLATINSCINPIILFFVSRKYRNYFMKMLFCCCYSRPFSSTLQTLQRGTSQRLKNSDH